A window of the Streptomyces sp. Ag109_O5-10 genome harbors these coding sequences:
- a CDS encoding small secreted protein, which produces MEGTDPVNKKLAAALSGGAVLVVALSGCSSNKGTDPKLIAWAKTVCDAVPAQDAKIKAANEAISTTASDTTSSAATIQKTDSQAFQDMSDGYKALAAAISSAGAPPGVEDGAKRQQNVVTTLNSLSASYADLKKKVDALDTKNQAKFATGLQDVASQTTQLETQSKSGTAALNALEQGEVKDAIAEQASCKKVSSTTSTGASGPASSPASTSTSSTAG; this is translated from the coding sequence ATGGAAGGGACCGATCCGGTGAACAAGAAGCTCGCGGCCGCACTGTCCGGCGGTGCGGTACTGGTAGTGGCGCTGTCCGGGTGCAGCAGCAACAAGGGCACCGACCCGAAGCTGATCGCCTGGGCCAAGACCGTGTGCGACGCGGTGCCGGCGCAGGACGCGAAGATCAAGGCGGCGAACGAGGCGATCTCCACTACGGCCTCGGACACCACGAGTTCGGCCGCGACCATCCAGAAGACCGACTCCCAGGCCTTCCAGGACATGTCCGACGGCTACAAGGCGCTCGCCGCGGCCATCAGCAGCGCCGGCGCGCCCCCCGGGGTGGAAGACGGCGCCAAGCGCCAGCAGAACGTCGTCACGACCCTCAACAGCCTCTCCGCGTCCTACGCCGACCTGAAGAAGAAGGTCGACGCGCTCGACACCAAGAACCAGGCGAAGTTCGCCACCGGTCTGCAGGACGTCGCCTCCCAGACGACGCAGCTGGAGACGCAGAGCAAGAGCGGCACCGCGGCGCTGAACGCCCTGGAGCAGGGCGAGGTCAAGGACGCGATCGCCGAGCAGGCCAGCTGCAAGAAGGTCTCCTCGACGACGTCGACCGGTGCGTCGGGTCCGGCGTCGTCCCCGGCTTCGACCTCGACGTCGTCGACCGCGGGCTGA
- a CDS encoding class I SAM-dependent methyltransferase produces the protein MEGVTDSGLATLPASDRPDVAARLRTALLGASFTADGLLDLLGAPAYAALARSETVPALRATRGDTPLETLVRLFLLQQPVPHARVAGALPVDDLLDSGWLTRAGGDEVAATVDVRPYGGPDGEDWFIVSDLGCAVGGAGGIGRGHEEVVLGVGGASTTLAGITVRTPVAAALDLGTGSGIQALHAAQHATRVTATDVNPRALHITALTLALSGAPAADLREGSLFEPVKEGETFDLIVSNPPFVISPGARLTYRDGGMSGDDLCRSLVQQAGERLNEGGFAQFLANWQHVAGEDWQDRVRSWVPRDCDAWIVQREVQDVNQYAELWLRDSGDHRGDPAEYQARYDAWLDEFEARKVKGVGFGWITLRRTGAAVPSVTVEEWPHPIEQPLGETIRAHFDRLDYLRDHDDADLLESHFRLAVEVVQEQVGLPGAEDPEHVVLRQHRGMRRATKVDTVGAGFAGVCDGTLSAGRILDAIAQLTGEDPVLLRDRTPAQIRLLVEQGFLDPAV, from the coding sequence ATGGAGGGCGTGACTGACTCCGGCCTCGCCACCCTGCCCGCCTCCGACCGCCCCGACGTCGCCGCCCGGCTGCGCACCGCCCTGCTGGGCGCCTCCTTCACCGCCGACGGCCTGCTCGACCTGCTCGGCGCGCCCGCCTACGCGGCGCTGGCCCGCAGCGAGACGGTGCCCGCGCTGCGCGCGACCCGCGGGGACACGCCCCTGGAGACGCTCGTCCGGCTGTTCCTCCTCCAGCAGCCCGTGCCGCACGCGCGCGTGGCCGGCGCCCTGCCCGTCGACGACCTCCTGGACAGCGGCTGGCTGACCCGCGCGGGCGGCGACGAGGTCGCGGCCACCGTGGACGTACGGCCGTACGGCGGGCCCGACGGCGAGGACTGGTTCATCGTCTCCGACCTCGGATGTGCCGTCGGCGGCGCGGGCGGCATCGGCCGGGGGCACGAAGAAGTCGTCCTCGGGGTCGGCGGCGCGTCCACGACCCTCGCCGGCATCACCGTCCGCACGCCCGTCGCCGCCGCCCTCGACCTCGGCACCGGCTCCGGGATCCAGGCATTGCACGCGGCCCAGCACGCCACCCGGGTGACGGCGACCGACGTCAACCCGCGCGCGCTGCACATCACGGCGCTCACGCTGGCGCTCTCCGGCGCACCGGCGGCCGACCTGCGCGAGGGCTCGCTCTTCGAGCCGGTCAAGGAAGGGGAGACGTTCGATCTGATCGTCTCCAACCCGCCGTTCGTGATCTCTCCCGGCGCCCGGCTGACCTACCGGGACGGCGGGATGAGCGGGGACGATCTGTGCCGCTCGCTCGTTCAACAGGCCGGGGAGCGGCTGAACGAGGGCGGGTTCGCGCAGTTCCTCGCCAACTGGCAGCACGTCGCGGGGGAGGACTGGCAGGACAGGGTCAGGTCGTGGGTGCCGCGCGACTGCGACGCGTGGATCGTGCAGCGCGAGGTGCAGGACGTCAACCAGTACGCCGAGCTGTGGCTCAGGGACTCGGGCGACCACCGCGGGGACCCGGCGGAGTACCAGGCGCGGTACGACGCGTGGCTCGACGAGTTCGAGGCGCGGAAGGTGAAGGGGGTGGGATTCGGCTGGATCACGCTGCGCAGGACGGGCGCCGCCGTGCCCTCGGTCACCGTCGAGGAGTGGCCGCATCCGATCGAACAGCCGCTCGGCGAGACGATCCGCGCGCACTTCGACCGCCTCGACTACCTCCGTGACCACGACGACGCGGATCTTCTGGAGAGCCACTTCAGGCTCGCCGTCGAGGTGGTCCAGGAGCAGGTCGGGCTGCCCGGCGCCGAGGACCCGGAGCACGTGGTGCTGCGCCAGCACCGCGGGATGCGCCGCGCGACCAAGGTGGACACGGTGGGCGCCGGGTTCGCCGGGGTGTGCGACGGCACGCTGAGCGCCGGGCGGATTCTCGACGCCATCGCGCAACTGACCGGCGAGGACCCGGTATTGCTGCGCGATCGCACGCCCGCGCAGATTCGGCTGCTGGTGGAGCAGGGGTTCCTGGATCCGGCCGTCTGA